In one window of Sardina pilchardus chromosome 23, fSarPil1.1, whole genome shotgun sequence DNA:
- the podxl gene encoding podocalyxin isoform X2 — protein sequence MRVTWAILTLGLLWTTHVQSEDTDVTTKATTAVITTTAKVATAPPTTTAASPSAITTAAVTNATTTAMSAPAATSPTSKVAVTAAATAAPAAAAAATTTVAVVPTTVPAPPGSNTSKDSADKTTGTVTTISPTSKTIPLPKDVPTTSPNSGSTPSVSGSPTVSGDKATALAPHDANSSTSDPGSLSSSSNTSSSPSPSVSMGVTSGSVPTSTQPSTTTTAATTEKITTVPTTTTTTLPTTTPTPSPFSYFFRKTDNSQGDSTLGKLCSKLLEIITDGNCSLSGKKKHNGDYQFEKVIVHGDVNISVVESHYNKEVDEKKPDETKESSEESDYTTLIAILASCGAVALIIVCLAIYTYRHATPDGGAADGGERLPRQPHAGGDGGTARDSHGEEAQRRVQRQLDRPH from the exons GCTTGCTGTGGACTACCCATGTCCAGAGTGAAGACACAGACGTGACAACAAAGGCCACTACTGCAGTAATCACGACCACTGCTAAGGTTGCGACCGCGCCTCCAACAACAACTGCTGCTTCTCCAAGTGCCATCACAACTGCTGCAGTCACCAATGCGACTACTACAGCCATGTCAGCTCCTGCTGCTACAAGTCCCACCAGTAAAGTTGCAGTCACAgccgcagccacagcagcacctgctgctgctgctgctgctactactacagTGGCAGTCGTGCCTACGACCGTACCAGCACCTCCTGGTTCAAACACCAGCAAAGATTCTGCAGACAAGACCACGGGGACGGTGACCACCATTTCTCCTACCAGTAAAACCATCCCACTCCCAAAGGATGTCCCCACAACATCCCCCAACTCTGGATCTACACCGTCAG TGAGTGGGAGTCCAACAGTCTCTGGGGACAAAGCCACCGCTCTGGCTCCACACGATGCTAACAGCAGCACCAGTGATCCTGGCAgcctcagctccagctccaacaccagctccagccccagcccctcCGTGTCTATGGGGGTCACATCAGGCTCCGTGCCGACCAGTACGCAACCCTCTACTACCACTACAGCAGCAACCACTGAGAAGATCACCACCGTGCCCACGACTACCACCACGACTTTGCCCACGACCACTCCTACACCCAGTCCATTCAGT TATTTCTTCAGGAAGACGGACAACAGCCAG GGTGACTCCACTCTGGGCAAACTTTGCTCCAAGCTCCTGGAAATTATAACCGACGGTAACTGTTCCTTGTCAGGcaaaaagaaacacaatggCGACTACCAGTTTGAGAAAGTCATCGTACACGGAGATg TTAACATCAGTGTTGTGGAGAGCCATTATAATAAGGAAGTTGATGAAAAG aagcccGATGAGACGAAAGAGAGTTCTGAGGAGAGTGACTACACCACTCTGATCGCCATCTTGGCCTCCTGTGGGGCTGTAGCCCTCATCATAGTGTGCCTCGCCATATACACCTATCGCCACG CAACACCTGACGGAGGAGCTGCAGACGGTGGAGAACGGTTACCACGACAACCCCACgctggaggtgatggaggtacAGCAAGAGACAGCCATGGAGAAGAGGCCCAACGGCGAGTTCAACGACAGCTGGATCGTCCCCATTGA
- the podxl gene encoding podocalyxin isoform X1, whose protein sequence is MRVTWAILTLGLLWTTHVQSEDTDVTTKATTAVITTTAKVATAPPTTTAASPSAITTAAVTNATTTAMSAPAATSPTSKVAVTAAATAAPAAAAAATTTVAVVPTTVPAPPGSNTSKDSADKTTGTVTTISPTSKTIPLPKDVPTTSPNSGSTPSVSGSPTVSGDKATALAPHDANSSTSDPGSLSSSSNTSSSPSPSVSMGVTSGSVPTSTQPSTTTTAATTEKITTVPTTTTTTLPTTTPTPSPFSYFFRKTDNSQGDSTLGKLCSKLLEIITDGNCSLSGKKKHNGDYQFEKVIVHGDVNISVVESHYNKEVDEKKPDETKESSEESDYTTLIAILASCGAVALIIVCLAIYTYRHGKNYRKNQQHLTEELQTVENGYHDNPTLEVMEVQQETAMEKRPNGEFNDSWIVPIDNLIKDDPDEEDTHL, encoded by the exons GCTTGCTGTGGACTACCCATGTCCAGAGTGAAGACACAGACGTGACAACAAAGGCCACTACTGCAGTAATCACGACCACTGCTAAGGTTGCGACCGCGCCTCCAACAACAACTGCTGCTTCTCCAAGTGCCATCACAACTGCTGCAGTCACCAATGCGACTACTACAGCCATGTCAGCTCCTGCTGCTACAAGTCCCACCAGTAAAGTTGCAGTCACAgccgcagccacagcagcacctgctgctgctgctgctgctactactacagTGGCAGTCGTGCCTACGACCGTACCAGCACCTCCTGGTTCAAACACCAGCAAAGATTCTGCAGACAAGACCACGGGGACGGTGACCACCATTTCTCCTACCAGTAAAACCATCCCACTCCCAAAGGATGTCCCCACAACATCCCCCAACTCTGGATCTACACCGTCAG TGAGTGGGAGTCCAACAGTCTCTGGGGACAAAGCCACCGCTCTGGCTCCACACGATGCTAACAGCAGCACCAGTGATCCTGGCAgcctcagctccagctccaacaccagctccagccccagcccctcCGTGTCTATGGGGGTCACATCAGGCTCCGTGCCGACCAGTACGCAACCCTCTACTACCACTACAGCAGCAACCACTGAGAAGATCACCACCGTGCCCACGACTACCACCACGACTTTGCCCACGACCACTCCTACACCCAGTCCATTCAGT TATTTCTTCAGGAAGACGGACAACAGCCAG GGTGACTCCACTCTGGGCAAACTTTGCTCCAAGCTCCTGGAAATTATAACCGACGGTAACTGTTCCTTGTCAGGcaaaaagaaacacaatggCGACTACCAGTTTGAGAAAGTCATCGTACACGGAGATg TTAACATCAGTGTTGTGGAGAGCCATTATAATAAGGAAGTTGATGAAAAG aagcccGATGAGACGAAAGAGAGTTCTGAGGAGAGTGACTACACCACTCTGATCGCCATCTTGGCCTCCTGTGGGGCTGTAGCCCTCATCATAGTGTGCCTCGCCATATACACCTATCGCCACGGTAAAAACTACCGCAAGAATCag CAACACCTGACGGAGGAGCTGCAGACGGTGGAGAACGGTTACCACGACAACCCCACgctggaggtgatggaggtacAGCAAGAGACAGCCATGGAGAAGAGGCCCAACGGCGAGTTCAACGACAGCTGGATCGTCCCCATTGACAACCTGATCAAGGACGACCCCGACgaggaggacacacacctgtag